The window AGATACTGTTCCAAGCAAATTGCAATCTTCCATTTTCTGcaatttctcattttatttttcttaattggaggaatgatattaaaaaaagtcaGTTGTATTTTCTTCATCAAATGTATGCACTTTAGGCGAGGTTTGTAGGCTATTGAATCCTAGATATAGGACGTCAATTCCTACTGCAATGAGGTTAAAACCTTAAAGATGGTGGATCTACTTTAAGAACAATGCATTACCTATTACGTCGTAGTCAATCAATCCGATCAATACccccttatatttttatttcttgtttatttgttttaggTTATGTCGAATTTGCTTATTTATTAAATCCTTGAATCAACAATCGtctcctattttatttatataaacttATTCCCATCTtcatcttaataaaaaaaaattaacatatactTCTGAAAAAGATctttaaattatcatttttatagtgAGCGACTTTGATATAAAGGGCTTTCACAAAtatggtaaataaaaaaataaaataaaatgctaaACCTTTTTTCCTATCATGATTTACTAAAACTCATGTAGCAATCTTTATAATGTTAGATAATAAATAGAGATATACACCTAAGGCGAGGTATATAGACTATTGCATCCTGAAGATAGGACATCAATTCCTACTACACTGATATTAAAACCCCAAAAATGATATATCTACTTTAAGGACAATGCGCTATCATGCCTCAACCAATCAATCCAATAAGTACCCTCTGCTATTTTAGTGTCTTGTTTGTTTTGGACTATATTGAATTTGCTTATTTATTAGATCATTGAACCAATAATCGTCTTctatcttatttatataaacttattctcattttcatcataataaaaaattttaacatatcccatgaacttttgaaaaaacttttcaaattatcATTTATATAATGAGCGGCTTTGATACGAAGGGTTTTCACAAatatggtaaataaaataaaataaaaaattaaaatgttgaaCTTTTTTCACATCACGATCTACTAAAACCCTATATGAACGTGACAATTTTTATAAGGTTAGACAATAAATAGAGATGGAAATGACACAAGAGTCATCATCTCCTTACTTATTTATATAAACCTATTCCCATCTccattttaataaaagattttaacATATGACACGAAGATATGAAAAAACTCGTACAATTATCATTTCTAACAATTAGCGGCTCTGACATGGTGGGCTTTCCCTTCACAAATACGAGGCCTCACAGGCGGTTATGGACGTTACTggactaaaagaaaaaatgttagtAGGCTAGATCGTGGCTTGACAATCACACTAGTGAGCTTGGGCCACACCAAGATTTGGCCCAACCAAATTACATGTGGGACTGATTGGTACACATTTACAAAACTTAAGAATATGAAATAGTTGGTGGCATGAAGGTGAGATCGTACCCTAACCTTGCAAGCTATTGGCTGCCATATATGTTGTATATCTGCCATTGGGTTCAAATGAGCCAAATAGTGAGTCAGACGGCCAGGGAAGTTTCTGTGAGTAAAGTGGAGGTGAAGCAGCTGGGAAAGAAAGGTTTCCAAGGTCCAGTTGCCAGGCAAGAAGAGCAGAGCAGAGCAGATTGATCTGCAGGCCATTGAACACAGCTTGAAACAAAAGAATAGGGAACTAGGTTTCTCCATGAATAGGTGCATAGCTTGGGGTGGTGAGTTAGAAAACCTGATACCAGTTTCAGTTGATGGTCACTGCCGATTTGATGTGGGATGCCCTCAAGTCAAAGGCATGTAATTAAGATACACGATCTATTATGAGGGGCAGGTCCCAGGATCATGTGGGTGGGTTTTAGTTAGATATAGGTTATATGTCCTTTTCTGTCTGTCTTAGCCTAATTGAACTTTGTCACAGACATAGCCATTATGTGACTTTGGGTTTGGAATgtgtttccattttctttatcttttctttaatttgtcaCTTTTTTCAACAAATACGTTTCATTCTTCACTTATTATATCTCTGCTCGCCATGCTCTCCTCGTCTTTAATTTCTTACCTTCCACGTGTTGTGTGTGTGGGCTCCATTTCGTTTAGCTCATGAGACCCACCCATGTGAGGGCATTTTTGCTGTTGATTGGGCGCTCCATTGATGGCTGTTACCGAAACCAAATCTTGGGTCCAATGCATGGGCACAAGCACCTCTTAAAGGGGAGGTGCTTAGCAGAATTGTAAGGGTTTTgccgaaaaataaaaaagggaataGCCGCAggttgaaaaaagaaaacagtCAGGGATATGTTTGACcagtatttttaaaatcagtttttcacatggttttataaaaattattcttcaatattttattgAACAAAAGTCTGATCAagaatttgaaacatttttaacatattttgtATTTCTAAAAACGTTTGatcaatagtttttaaaataattatgagaACAACTTTCGAGAATAGTTTATAAAAACcgtttttcaatattttatagaacaagAATATGATGAGaatctgaaatatttttaacatattttatatgttttcaaataagttttaaaagtaATCTCTAcatgtagtgttttattttaatcattcttgatatttatataattgttttttaaaacaatcggAAACAATCTTTTTTAGTATTCTTTGggttttttcctttgattgttACAATAGGTGTGTTCGTTTCATAAACAGGGATGTTACGTGTGAACTTTAGGATAATCACGAGATGTTCACAGACTTTTTCGATTAAATGCCAAATACAAGATGTGTTCTTGTGAGCATGATCTTATCAACAATCATGTGATGATATGAAGAGGTACAAAGGATAGAGAAGCATCTCTTGATAAGTGGTACTAGAAGGGTTCCACTCTTGTGATCATGGTAACGGGTGGAGTTGCATCCTTCCAAAGATGCTTAGATGACACATACCTAATTTCGATATCAACAACtctcaataaaaataattaaaacatatcatttgaaaacattttattttttattttttaaaataaaaacttttttctttttgaataatacaaaattattttaaaaacaattaccacACGCTTTTCGTTTTCTTCTCCTACCAAATTCATTGAAAGAAGCgtggatttttcttttcttttttgttttttttagattttttcttttcttttttgttttttgtttagaCTTTTGTTTAAGTTTGACCCATGGACGGAGGCGAACCGTCCAATCCGAATAAATTTTGGTGTTTTGTGTCTTACTTTCTATTAGGTTGATAAATTATCTCTTAGAATTCTCACTgtccattttttcatttttaatgcaAAAATTGTTACACACTATTTCCACTTGAATTGTGTTGATAGAAAAGACAAATTAGCTCGAGACATTGGTATTTGTTTGCATTCTTGGAATGGCAGATTAATTGtttatttgtcttatttttcTAACATGGTAAGTCTTTTTTCAAAAGGAATCCCCATTAACTTTCGAAATGTTTactaaattatagaaaatagaataaaaaatttggaattaaaatgaaaatgaaaggaaatagaTTCAAAATCGAGAATTTGATTAAAGCGATTAGCGacatatttgataactattttcaaaaatggtttttgagaacaaatttttaaaactatttttttacattttatagaacaaaagtttatttaaagacataaaatatatttaatattttaaatatgctttaaaatgatttttatgtttagtattttatttttaattagtatacatgtttgtatacttattttttaaaacaatccttaaaaaacaagtgaaagtatcataaaataattaaaaaatgttatatcaaaacaacctattttttatttttaaaaaacaaaaacaatttttagttactaagtatgatttttttattttttttttcttctagagaagataaaaatgttttctaaaataattaccaaaatcaTACCTAATTATGAAtaatgaaataagaaaaaaaaattattgatttttaactatttaaaattGGCAAAGAATTGGAAGGAAATCTATAATcaccttataaaaaaaaatctattttattaatattattattttacaaatcctttttattttattattgcaCTAATAtgactttgtttttatttttaaaataatattcaaggttattttttaatatttcatttctctcatatatatataaccttaatgacttaaaacattttaaatataataattattatataattttaataattttaaaaatatttaaatatattaaatgatcTGTTGACTTTAAatctttattcaaatattatgtttaaatctaattataataacttgtttttaaatatttaaatatatattaaatacatGATTCTTTCCATATTTTGAGAAATAAGAAGAATTCTTAGTTTTTGGTGGAGCCACTCTATATTCTTGTTTCTTGTCCTTTTATCAATTGTATAATGGATTGAAATAATATCACACCAAACAAATGTTTGATGACATAGTAtacaattttatcaaaaattaatAGTATTTATACACTTaatctatttcaaaattttttatttattttttaaatattggtaTTGAACCATGTTGTTCTTATACTAGGTGCAATGTTTGCTCCTTTCTTTTATAACATCAACTCTAAATTAGATTAATAGTAATACTTAGAGAAACAAATGATATGTTTTTACAATTTGTGTAATTCATTTTGTTTAGCATCACAAGTattgtttataaatttataataatcgATTATATAGGTAATAATGAGGGTGTATATTAAGAATTTGATATTTTGTCGGGTTtagataatcatttttaatatttgagttgaccttaagttagattttttcacTGTAACCACAATTTGGGTTGGATTTGAGTTAAGGTTCAAATAACTTAAACTCGATCAATACAAATCTAACTCAATCAACTTGAATCTATTATAATTAACCCCAACTTAACTcgaatttaaagaaataagtttgaattaaATACTTTGGGTTAGAAGTTGGATTAGGTTAGACTCAAGTTAACTACTAACTCAAACAATGGACCCGAGTTGTAGCTCTAGTTAATAAACATTAAatacaaggtttttttttaattattttttattgggtaATAAACATGTTCTATTCATGAGTTGATGGTAAAATTATGCTAGTCTTATGTAGTGATTTCAAATAGAGCTTACACGAGATGattaaataatgatatttgacATGGTAAGGTTCAAAATGCAAAATTTGAGCTTCCATAATAAGATTAGACATGGTGAGGTCGTTGAAATTTGAACCTATGAACAGTTACATAATGAGATTCAATATATCTAGGTCGTTGAAATCTAAGCCCATGAACAATATAAGATTCAAACACATGATATATCTTGAATCGAGATTGTGATATCACGTTAAGTgaccaatttttcaaaaaagttaaaacttatAAGATTTGGATAGAGAAAGTATATCATGCATTCTAACACTTCATCatggaattttgttttttttactacccttgaataatttcttaattattttcaaacccTCGAATTCATaggaagttaaaaataaaaacaaaaactatggATTATTGCATAACGCCTTCTAATGTTATtgccttttgttttgttttttttattttttattttaaaaaactaaaaattcatgaataaaaaattcaacttgTTATTTAGAGTGTATTTTATCCTATATcaatttaaagtgtttttaataaaaatgttttatcaattttaaggaaaataatctATTAAGAGCcaatttataaatgtttttaggaaatgttttcaGTTTGAgagtaattctaaaaaatgtttttaacatttttaataattaaatgatagaaaatttcaagtatagaaatattaaaagcgtttcctaaaatcactgtcaaatgaTTCTTAGTTtgtgtttggtaatgattttaagaagtgtttttttaCCTTTCTAATActtgcaaaataaaaattttaaaatgttaaaaaaaaaattaaaaacacttcataaaattaatgtcaaatgcacttaaaaaacatttataacatttttaatacttgaaaattttatctttcaagtattaaaaatattataaatacttcgTAAAATCATTGTCGAACACACTCTACGAGTGTGTTTGACACATTTCCAAATGCACTCAAACTattttggtagtaattttatgaagcgttaataatatttataatatttgaaattttttattatttaagtgttaaaaaagttataaacatttcttaaaatcgctatcaaacacattctaaataagtaattttcataaaaaaaaactttttgataAAACCCTTTATTAAAAATACCGTCAAACGTACTCTAAAAGCccatttgacaatgattttttgaagagtttttaacaattttaagacttttatttatttatttaagtgttaaaaaagttaaaaacattttataaaattggtaCCAAATGTTTTCTAAGTTTTTCTCTATAAAACActctaaatgtttttttttttatttttgaaaatatttcctaaaatttacCAATcacagtttttttttaaaaaaacattttttttcttaaattactatcaaatgtgTTCTTAATTATTTAAACAAGACCTATTTTCCTAAACTCATTAAGTCCTCAAcataactttaattttcataatttttttattatattttgatagatttcaattcttttttcttttttttttctttttttttaataaaaggtCAATTTATATACCATAATCATGTTATAGAGGGTATAATTTAGGGGTAAAAGTGTGTATCATTCTACTAACCCTTAATAGTTAAGGATTCTTTCAATTATATCTCATTCAAATTCCTAtgaaaaacttcaattttcatcttaaaaaacttaatcctttcatttttcagtgATGGATCAAAACAAAACTTTCGTTTCGGGTTACCCATATACTTCACATGTTTCTAGTGATGATATAAGTCTACACATCCCAAGTAAATgacatcaaaatttaaaataaaaataaaaattaggcattaaaaaagataaaaatataagaagaagaaatgatatGTGAAGTGAAGCTATGAAAGCAAGCAATTCAACAAACATAAGATTAGGCTTAACTTAAGGGTTAGTGGCATTTAAGCCTAAATCCCAAGCCTCCAAAAGCTTGAAAAGAAGTGAATTGTCTGATTCCAATAGTCAAATGTGAAACTTATGTAATTCTCATCTTGCCTTATTCCGTCCCTTTTTTACCATTTGGATCAactttatttcctttggatTCTCTTTGCCCCTTGTGTTTCCGGCCCCCACCCCCCACTTCCCCTTTCCCTATTCCCCTTCCTTTTTActgtcattattttatttagtctTTTTGTCTCCAATTTCCTTTTTTAAGATGTATggtaaaagtaatttttttgtaaatatataagCTTTTATTCAAggaaatattatgaaaatatttttaaaaagtatttttgaaaattacattTGAAGATGATTCCAAACATGCCCAAACAAATTGGATTTAAATTGAATTCCATTTGGTAAATGGAGAGCTCATAATTAGGAAGCTCCTCATTGAATTACTAATCGACTGTTACTATACCCATCTCACTCCAAGTGCCTTTATCGAGAATGATGAGAGTGGTAATTGATTCGGTAAATTTTGAAATCTTGTCCACTTGTCTCTTTCTGAAAACCGACCAACTGTgaatagatttatttttataaaatttttaaaattaaataatataatagaaaaaaaaagaaataaataaaaaaataaaataatgggaGTGGGGCAGGGTGGGAGAGGAGAAGGTGGAATGATGGGGCGATGGGGCCTAGTGTTTGGGGGTGAGCATCCAATCACTTTCTGCAGTGGGACACGTGTCAGCATCTTGAGGTGATGTTCATCTGCTGTCAAAGTCGCGCCAGCGTAACAGTGGTGTGCTGCCTCCACAGTGCATCAGACTTCAGACTTCTCCCTTTTTGCTTTGACCACTACCGACACCACCACCCCatcttcatattttctttttaatttttttttcatatttgatttattaattaaaaaaatatatatttaaaaaaaatgaaaaatgtccccttttttttttttctttgtttttatatttatttatttatttgttagttaTCTTTGCGTAGTAGAGACTACAAAGCGAGAGCCATGGAGTCCAAATCACATTCCTAGCGTGgcataacaaaaaaatttagagaaacGACGTCTCCATAATCCATtcagggagagagagagaaagagagagggggaaaggaaagaaaaaggagtaGAGGGAGGGAGGTGGAAGCACATGGGCTTGTTGTGGCTGGGGCCTCCATTTCCCTTACAATGAGAAAGTGAAAGATTCTCTCTCGTCGCCGCCGGAAAATCTCATCCTCATGTCCGACGACAAGGTTGCATTCCTCTCTATCTCTTCCGTTTTCCcaacctttttttcttcctcatttATTTGCTCTTTTTGTTTCTCAGACAAATGACGAACTCCAGTTATATTGTTTTTCTCTTGTCCTGAggttggggtttggggtttttttgttgttcttttgttttcctgcattttctcgCCAACCTAGGGGGAAATTAGAGGTTTGCGTCGCTGGTTCTGGTTGGTTTTCTAGAGATCTAGCTGGATGTGTTCCTTTTGGCTCTTGTTCTTCATGATTTGAAGCTTTTATGGTTCGTTTTCTTTCACCTGGAATTGCTAGAAATCTCTGTGTTCCGGTGGTTTTGAAGATCTTTCCTGTTGTTTTTGCTGATTGAAATGGACTTTACTGAAAGCTTTGGTTAGATCAGGGCTTTGTTCTATGATTTTGTTGTGATTTGAGGTTTGGTCGTGCTTTTCTTTTGTCTCTTGTATGATTCGTGTTTAAATGATTTGTATTAAGTCGTTCTTCTTCAATTCCTCGTATGGTGCTTGGAATTGCCTGATTcagtttgttttttcttatagAAATATGCCCATCTTCATTCTGATCCATATTGTTTCATGGTTCGGTGGCTTTGGTTCTTCTTTGTTCATCTGCAAATATTTAGGCATTTAACACTTTTTAGCAATTAATGGTTTCTCTTGGgcatctttcttttcttgactTTCAACATGCTTGATTTTGAGCTCCTAGAAAACCCGATTCTTCGATTTTCTGGGCTGTTATAGGGGTCATATATGTTTATAGTCACCTATTCAAAGTCGTACTTAACAGTTAACGTGGCTTTATCCTGTATTTGCTCTTCCGAAATTTTCTTCTACTTATGTGATGCAAATGCTCTTGAATTAACACTTCTTGAAACATTGACTTGATTATTGTCACAGGAAATCTCTGCCCCTGTTGTTGATGGGAATGATCCTGTCACaggtcacatcatttccaccacAATTGGAGGGAAAAATGGGGAGCCCAAACAGGTATAACTACTTTGAATGCCCACAAGCAATTTCTCTTCCAAATTGTGAGTGGAAATATGATTGTCAACggttttatatatttcttgtgATGCTTACTGCAGACCATCAGTTACATGGCAGAGCGTGTTGTGGGTACCGGGTCATTTGGAATTGTTTTTCAGGTACATGGATATTAATTATGCAAACTATTTGTgtcaatatcattttctttatatttcatGTCTTGGTTCCTCGCTTCTGTTAGGCAAAATGCTTGGAAACTGGAGAGACTGTGGCCATAAAGAAGGTTTTGCAGGACAGAAGATATAAGAATCGTGAGCTGCAGTTAATGCGCACGATGGATCATCCAAATGTCATTTCCCTAAAACATTGTTTCTTTTCTACTACAAGTAGAGATGAACTTTTCCTCAACTTGGTAATGGAATATGTCCCTGAGACCATGTATCGGGTCTTGAAGCACTACAGCAACGCAAAACAGCGAATGCCTCTTATATATGTGAAACTTTACACTTACCAAGTATGTGCAATACTTCCCACTTTGGAATTTggatatatattttatcttttatctcTCCAGATATTAATTAAGTTGAGGATGTATCCCAGATTTTCAGGGGCCTGGCATATATCCACAGTGTTCCTGGAGTTTGCCATAGGGATTTGAAGCCTCAAAATCTTCTAGTATGTTCTTCTCTGACTGTTGCTTAAAATAATGAGTCACAACTGCAtcaatgaattaatttttggcTTCTCTACAGGTTGATCCACTTACTCACCAAGTTAAGCTTTGTGACTTTGGAAGTGCAAAAGTGCTAGTATGTCAatcctttcattttcatttggcctttcagttttattttgttttatttcaaagTATTACCAGaacttctttgatactttatTCTTCTCCTAGTATCTTGAGGGGTGCCAATCTAGCAACAGCCTATCTTACTTCTATTTGGCATAAAACTATTAAaggaaattaagaaattaatgcTATGTTTCTTGATTAATGATGTCGTATTTGAGGGCATATGAAGTGTTCATTCGAAGGCAAATTGATTTAGGAAACCTGCACCTGATAATGTTCTTGTTTTGTGGGTTCAAGAGCATTTTAGTTGATCCTCTTGTCCTTCTATAAATTACCTAATCATCTAATCATTAATCTACACCATTTAACGGTTATTTCTACTAATCATTAGCTCTTGAGATGATCAGTTCCTTTCAATATATGTTTCAAGAAAAATTTGCTCGATACCAAATCTTTCATGGTAGTCAGTACTCAGTAGGAAGAAAGTCtttgcttgttttttctttctatgaTATCTTTCATGTTTTCACCAtgaatccaattttcatcagGTTAAAGGTGAAGCAAACATATCATACATATGTTCTCGTTTCTACCGAGCACCTGAACTCATATTTGGGGCCACAGAGTATACAACCTCAATTGATATATGGTCAGCTGGTTGTGTCCTAGCTGAGCTTCTTCTAGGCCAGGTGAACAATTTGCACAGCAATTTTCAGTTTTGCACTTTCTGCCAATATCTGGAAATGTGTTTTAGTTCTGTGATAAAACTTTGTTCATTTGACTTATTTTCGGTTACAGCCATTGTTTCCTGGAGAGAATGCAGTGGACCAGCTTGTTGAGATTATCAAGGTGCAATTTGATTTTTAGTGTTTGAAATCATGTAGTTCTGGTGATCATTTGTTAAATTCTTGCATTTTGTCTGGTGGCAGGTTCTTGGTACACCAACGCGGGAAGAAATTCGCTGTATGAATCCGAGTTATACTGATTTTAGGTTTCCACAGATAAAAGCACACCCTTGGCACAAGGtttgcattttatttatttcccctTTATTGTGGTTTTGTCAGTTAATAACAACATAGATGAGACCAGTTAATAACAACGTAGATCATTATATTATCTATAATGATCTGCAGACAATTTTTTATCGTAGTCATCAGTTTTTGCTTTTGTCATGCATGGTTTGAAATCTTTAGAtggcttaaattttttttcttgtattgttCCTGGTGGGAATGTGGGCTCCATTTCTAACTGGTGCACGTATTTTTGTAAATGCTATGTCAAATTGGTGAAAGAGGATTCACATTGATGTTTAAATTCTTGGGTTTAGGTCTTTCACAAACGAATGCCTCCTGAAGCAATCGATCTTGCTTCTCGACTTCTGCAATACTCACCAAGTCTTCGCTGCACAGCTGTGAGTTTGATTCTGCTATGACTTTTCTAGATATATGGTTACATATGGTTGATAGTTTAGGAAACTTTCATGAGGACTCATTGAGGTTGACTAATTACTTGCCAATTTATTagtttatagtaatttttttctccattttctcatTGGATTGGCTTTTCCCTTTGGGTTGTATTATAGTTTCTTTAAATCCTAAGTAATTATTAGTAGTACTATTTTGAAATATACATTGTCCATTTCCATCCTCTTTGACTAAGCTATATTTTTGTCATTGCAGCTAGAAGCATGTGCACATCCTTTCTTTGATGAGCTCCGAGAACCCAATGCCCGCCTGCCAAATGGTCGTCCATTACCACCTCTCTTCAATTTTAAGCAGGAAGtaagggtttttattttatttttatattttttattctatataatttcTAAACTAATTTCTTGTCTCCAGCCTGAACATGTCTGTCCATAATTTCTTCATGTTGTTGGACTTCTGGGTTTTTGGCCTTTCAATTTTGTTCAATATAATGAGAGGCCTTTTAAACACAGATCCTTTTGCACATAACTATATTAACAAGAATTGAGTTCAATAAATCAAATGGGTCTACTGATATGTCTAGATCATCTTCAGTTTTATGATGTGAATTTTTAGTCTTTCATGCTGAATTGAACCTGATTTGATGGAGATACCTTCATTGTGGAAACAATATTCCTGACTGTCATTAGTAGGTTACCTATGCATTTTAGgcttgttatatatatatgggttttGTTCATGATTCATATAATTGTCTA of the Vitis vinifera cultivar Pinot Noir 40024 chromosome 10, ASM3070453v1 genome contains:
- the LOC100855030 gene encoding shaggy-related protein kinase eta isoform X1 produces the protein MSDDKEISAPVVDGNDPVTGHIISTTIGGKNGEPKQTISYMAERVVGTGSFGIVFQAKCLETGETVAIKKVLQDRRYKNRELQLMRTMDHPNVISLKHCFFSTTSRDELFLNLVMEYVPETMYRVLKHYSNAKQRMPLIYVKLYTYQIFRGLAYIHSVPGVCHRDLKPQNLLVDPLTHQVKLCDFGSAKVLVKGEANISYICSRFYRAPELIFGATEYTTSIDIWSAGCVLAELLLGQPLFPGENAVDQLVEIIKVLGTPTREEIRCMNPSYTDFRFPQIKAHPWHKVFHKRMPPEAIDLASRLLQYSPSLRCTALEACAHPFFDELREPNARLPNGRPLPPLFNFKQELSGASPELVNKLIPEHVRRQIGLSFFHPAGT
- the LOC100855030 gene encoding shaggy-related protein kinase eta isoform X2, with protein sequence MEISAPVVDGNDPVTGHIISTTIGGKNGEPKQTISYMAERVVGTGSFGIVFQAKCLETGETVAIKKVLQDRRYKNRELQLMRTMDHPNVISLKHCFFSTTSRDELFLNLVMEYVPETMYRVLKHYSNAKQRMPLIYVKLYTYQIFRGLAYIHSVPGVCHRDLKPQNLLVDPLTHQVKLCDFGSAKVLVKGEANISYICSRFYRAPELIFGATEYTTSIDIWSAGCVLAELLLGQPLFPGENAVDQLVEIIKVLGTPTREEIRCMNPSYTDFRFPQIKAHPWHKVFHKRMPPEAIDLASRLLQYSPSLRCTALEACAHPFFDELREPNARLPNGRPLPPLFNFKQELSGASPELVNKLIPEHVRRQIGLSFFHPAGT